The Caulifigura coniformis genome includes a region encoding these proteins:
- a CDS encoding carbon storage regulator: MLTLTRKPGERIILDGGITIVIGEIRGQKVKVSIDAPKGQRIAREERWGLGPASPDATETRAAS; the protein is encoded by the coding sequence ATGCTCACGCTCACGCGCAAGCCAGGCGAACGAATCATTCTCGATGGTGGGATCACCATCGTCATCGGGGAGATCCGAGGTCAGAAGGTGAAGGTCAGCATCGACGCACCGAAGGGCCAGCGCATTGCCCGCGAGGAGCGTTGGGGACTGGGTCCGGCATCGCCGGACGCGACAGAAACCCGAGCAGCATCTTGA